ATACCAACGATTGAAGATTGTCTTAGAATGTTAAAAATATTTCGAGAACTTAAAAAAACATCAGAAATCAATGAACCGACAATAAATAAGGCTATTAATGCAACAAATATTCCATGGCGTTTTAAAATATCGATAAGAACCCTCAATCCGGATATTTTCTTGGTTTCTTGATAAGTGGTTTGAATCATGATTTACCTCACCTGGTCGCTGTGCCGGAGAAAATGGATGTTTGTGTGTTATTAAAGCCAGTAGCTGCACTTAAAACCTCTATTTTCGATACTTCTTTGGTCTTAAAGTGTCCGGTAATAATACCTTCATGCATAACGATGAGACTATCAGAAATGGCCATTACCTCATCGAGATCTGAAGAGACTAAAATAATCCCAACTTTATTTTTAACCAATTCGGAAATGAGGGCATATATTTCTGATTTAGCACCAACGTCAATCCCCTTGGTAGGTTCATCCAAAATGAGCAATTTTGGCATGATTCCCAACCATTTAGCAATGGCTACCTTCTGTTGATTACCACCGCTCAGATTTACCGTGATTTCCTCTATAGTTGGAGTTTTTACTTTCAAGGTTTTGACATAATTCTCCACGAGCTGTACTTCGTTGAGGTTATTGATTAATCCCCATTTACATAGGGAATCGAGGATGGTTATCGAGATATTCCTACGAACTGAAAGGGGTAACATTAAGCCTTCTTCTTTGCGTGTTTCAGGTAGAAATCCTATCCCTAAATGACGGGCATTAATCGGGCTTTTAATAAATATTTCTTGGTTATTAAACAGAATCTTTCCACCATCAAAGGGATCCAATCCAAAGATAGACCGGACAACCTCACTTTTCCCGGCTCCTACCAAACCAGTTATACCAAGAATCTCTCCCTCTCTAACTGCAAAACTGATATCGTAAAAGACACCCTTACGCCAGAGGTTTTCTACACTAAAAATTGGCTCACCGCGCTCGACATTCACTTTTACATAAAATTCCTCGATTTTTCTCCCTACCATTAACTCAATGATCTTTTCATGGGTGGCACTTTCGCCTGAAAGAGTACCCACATTATTTCCATCCCGAATCACGGAAATTCTATCTGCGACGTTTAAAATCTCTTCAAAGCGATGAGATATATAAACTATCGAAATACCATTACTTTTGAGTCGATCAATCACTTTAAATAAATATTCTGTTTCTGTTTGTGATAAACTGGAGGTAGGTTCATCCATAACTATTATCTTGGCGTCTAATGACAATGCTTTAGCTATCTCGACTAACTGCCTCTGTCCGATGGATAAATCCTCTACCAATTTAGACGGTTGAATAGAAACACCCAGGCTCTCAAGCAAAACTTTAGCCTTTTCTTCCATAGCTGCACGATTAATAAAATGAAATTTACCAAAAATTGGCCTTCCCAGAAATATATTCTCGGCAACACTAAGCTGCGGTACCATGGCTAATTCTTGATAGATGGTTGCTATTCCAAGTTCGCGGGCTACTTGAGGAGTACCAATTTCTACTTTTGTTCTGTTTAAAACTATATCACCTTCATCTTTTTTATAAACGCCGGATAAAATTTTTACAAGAGTTGACTTCCCTGCCCCGTTTTCACCTACCAAAGCATGAACTTCTCCCCTCTGAAGATTAAAGTCGACTCTTTTTAATGCCTGTACTCCCGGGAATGCCTTTGAAATTCCTTTCATTTCCAGTATGTACTCGTCTACCACTCCAATCCTCCTATCTCCTTACCGGTGCGATTTTAATAGAACCAAATCTGTATAGTCTTTTTATAATTTTAATTTTAAAAATCCATTTTTTCCCTTGGAAGTGATAAGTTTACACTAATCCATATGGATAGAGCTTATTTTTAT
This genomic stretch from Candidatus Atribacteria bacterium ADurb.Bin276 harbors:
- the rbsA_11 gene encoding Ribose import ATP-binding protein RbsA, with translation MVDEYILEMKGISKAFPGVQALKRVDFNLQRGEVHALVGENGAGKSTLVKILSGVYKKDEGDIVLNRTKVEIGTPQVARELGIATIYQELAMVPQLSVAENIFLGRPIFGKFHFINRAAMEEKAKVLLESLGVSIQPSKLVEDLSIGQRQLVEIAKALSLDAKIIVMDEPTSSLSQTETEYLFKVIDRLKSNGISIVYISHRFEEILNVADRISVIRDGNNVGTLSGESATHEKIIELMVGRKIEEFYVKVNVERGEPIFSVENLWRKGVFYDISFAVREGEILGITGLVGAGKSEVVRSIFGLDPFDGGKILFNNQEIFIKSPINARHLGIGFLPETRKEEGLMLPLSVRRNISITILDSLCKWGLINNLNEVQLVENYVKTLKVKTPTIEEITVNLSGGNQQKVAIAKWLGIMPKLLILDEPTKGIDVGAKSEIYALISELVKNKVGIILVSSDLDEVMAISDSLIVMHEGIITGHFKTKEVSKIEVLSAATGFNNTQTSIFSGTATR